The following proteins come from a genomic window of Malus sylvestris chromosome 4, drMalSylv7.2, whole genome shotgun sequence:
- the LOC126619261 gene encoding vesicle transport protein GOT1-like, whose amino-acid sequence MVSFEMNDRKKIGLGLTGFGIFFTCLGMAFFFDKGLLAMGNILFLSGVTLTIGFKPTMQFFMKRQNYKGTISFGVGFFFVIIGWPIIGMILEAYGFIVLFSGFWPTLAVFIQKIPVLGWLFQQPYVRSVFDRYRGRRVPV is encoded by the exons ATGGTTTCCTTCGAGATGAATGATAGAAAAA AGATTGGACTAGGATTGACTGGATTCGGTATATTTTTCACGTGCCTGGGAATGGCTTTCTTCTTTGACAAGGGATTGCTTGCAATGGGAAAT ATCCTCTTCTTGTCAGGGGTGACTTTAACCATTGGATTTAAGCCCACGATGCAATTCTTCATGAAACGTCAAAATTATAAG GGAACAATTTCTTTTGGTGTTGGCTTCTTCTTTGTGATCATAGGGTGGCCTATTATTGGCATGATTTTGGAGGCATATGGGTTCATCGTACTCTTCAG CGGCTTCTGGCCAACACTGGCAGTTTTTATTCAGAAGATTCCAGTTCTTGGCTGGCTGTTTCAACAGCCATATGTTAGATCG GTCTTTGACCGATATCGTGGCCGACGGGTGCCTGTGTAA
- the LOC126619257 gene encoding uncharacterized protein LOC126619257, with amino-acid sequence MLKLSGLLLTKLNSCRHSDTAMVTTRRKAAAAASATPDPKTPANDRDPHSIARNPKTPFSSTAITPASVKSVLLQDWWLVKAKGKGLAVGGFACRERLGVRVFCSAAISKRHSATVLETVDGIMITVSGCLNRSRTHQNGFPSELYDHFLLGFPFDWEEYAAVVTGDNSTDIVSSMRNSAYKKFNVSSGTNESNSLPFSLDDLPVTRARDLSILNFGDSDYCSLVKSIFSDILKTSGDNASGHTGSPIGLKMENRSPVPNVDSGTTETPAKHKKVKVKEDKNPMTEENKKIRKIPPSCSVGVLTRSMTRRSMTGNVFHTRTTRRKDYTKTHDQKKVVAHQLFRQRQRRNKEKKSKGETQ; translated from the exons ATG TTGAAACTAAGTGGACTGTTACTGACGAAACTGAATAGTTGCCGCCACTCCGACACAGCAATGGTTACGACAAGAAGAAAGGCGGCGGCGGCGGCCTCTGCAACTCCGGACCCGAAAACGCCTGCAAATGATCGGGATCCCCATTCAATTGCCCGAAATCCCAAAACCCCATTCTCGAGCACCGCCATCACACCCGCCTCAGTCAAATCG GTCTTGTTGCAAGATTGGTGGCTGGTAAAGGCTAAAGGAAAGGGCTTGGCCGTTGGAGGATTTGCTTGTAGAGA GAGACTAGGAGTAAGAGTTTTTTGTTCAGCAGCAATTTCCAAGAGACATTCGGCCACTGTTCTTGAGACAGTAGATGGGATCATGATCACAGTTAGTGGTTGTTTAAATAGGTCTCGCACGCATCAAAATGGCTTTCCATCCGAG CTATACGATCACTTTCTTCTTGGATTTCCTTTTGACTGGGAGGAATATGCTGCTGTTGTCACGGGTGACAATTCAACCGACATAGTTtcttcaatgaggaattcagctTATAAAAAGTTCAACGTTTCTTCAGGAACCAACGAGAGTAACTCTTTACCATTCTCTTTAGATGATCTACCAGTGACAAGGGCACGTGATCtgtcaattttaaattttggagaCTCTGATTATTGTTCACTAGTAAAGAGCATTTTCAGTGATATACTGAAAACATCCGGGGACAATGCTTCTGGTCATACCGGATCACCAATCGGTTTAAAGATGGAAAATCGTAGTCCAGTGCCAAATGTGGATTCTGGAACAACTGAAACTCCAGCTAAGCATAAGAAGGTTAAGGTTAAGGAGGACAAGAACCCGATGAcagaagaaaataagaaaattcgCAAGATTCCGCCTAGCTGTAGTGTAGGTGTTCTTACAAGAAGCATGACTAGAAGAAGCATGACTGGGAATGTTTTCCACACAAGAACGACAAGAAGGAAAGATTACACAAAAACACATGACCAGAAGAAAGTTGTAGCCCACCAGCTTTTCCGTCAGAGGCAACGCCgcaacaaggaaaaaaaatcgaaGGGCGAAACACAATAA